A stretch of the Arachis stenosperma cultivar V10309 chromosome 6, arast.V10309.gnm1.PFL2, whole genome shotgun sequence genome encodes the following:
- the LOC130934129 gene encoding uncharacterized protein LOC130934129, whose amino-acid sequence MANVFCHLPKKFVDNTTVDDYGYPIYRCKDDGRTIKKFYVNLDNRYVVPHNMMLLLKYGTHINVEWYNQSRSIKYVNKGCDRVTASFYRSATAHSKSNDCDEVNMYYDCQYISPYEAAWRVFGYNMYYRDPSVIRLGFHLPDEQPVIFKDNKCLDDIARKASVKESMFLGWIESNKTNAKVRYLTYVGFPSKFVWKPDPKKWFLRKSNSVIGSIFHVLPGSGKIYYLRLLLIFVKGPTCYKDIRTINGVVYSSFRDLYYAMGLLDDDKEYIDAIEETSHWGSGE is encoded by the coding sequence ATGGCAAATGTATTTTGTCACTTACCTAAAAAATTTGTGGACAATACAACAGTTGATGATTATGGATATCCAATTTATAGATGTAAAGATGATGGAAggacaataaaaaaattttatgttaatTTGGACAATCGTTATGTGGTCCCACACAACATGATGCTATTATTAAAATACGGAACTCACATAAATGTCGAATGGTACAACCAGTCTAGATCAATCAAGTACGTCAATAAAGGTTGTGATCGTGTAACTGCTTCATTTTATAGGAGTGCCACAGCACACTCTAAAAGCAACGATTGTGATGAAGTGAACATGTATTACGATTGTCAATACATATCACCATACGAGGCTGCTTGGAGGGTCTTTGGGTATAACATGTACTACAGAGACCCTTCTGTTATAAGGTTAGGTTTTCACCTACCCGACGAACAACCGGTTATTTTTAAAGACAATAAATGCTTAGACGACATTGCTAGAAAAGCATCAGTTAAGGAGTCCATGTTTTTAGGATGGATCGAGTCTAACAAAACTAATGCAAAAGTACGCTACCTAACATATGTGGGATTTCCTTCTAAGTTTGTTTGGAAGCCAGATCCAAAGAAGTGGTTTCTGCGAAAATCAAATTCAGTCATAGGAAGTATTTTCCATGTTCTACCAGGATCAGGAAAAATTTATTACCTAAGGTTACTCCTAATTTTTGTAAAGGGTCCTACTTGCTATAAAGACATCAGAACTATTAATGGTGTCGTATATTCATCATTTAGAGATTTATATTATGCAATGGGATTGTTGGATGACGATAAAGAATACATTGATGCAATCGAAGAAACAAGCCATTGGGGTTCAGGAGAGTAG
- the LOC130932991 gene encoding uncharacterized protein LOC130932991, which produces MAPPTPRLVVPIELKKKPCEQKLPLHNRWHPHIPYVAEVNTGEVFRIEMVDWTGGAIKDDNSAMDIKLLDLSITHYLSGPIRIIDSDGVAAKPGDVLAVEICNLGPLAGDEWGYTGIFDRENGGGFLTDHFPSAAKAIWYFEGIYAHSPQIPGVRFPGLTHPGIIGTAPSMELLNIWNERERLVEENGVKSLKICEVLHSRPLANLPSTKGCYLGKIPKGTVEWEKIAKEAARTIPGRENGGNCDIKNLSRGSKIYLPVFVEGANLSTGDMHFSQGDGEISFCGAMEMSGFLELKCEIIRGGMREYLTPMGPTPLHVNPIFEIGPVEPRFSEWLVFEGISVDESGRQHFLDASVAYKRAILNAIDYLSKFGYSKEQAYILLSCCPCEGRISGIVDSPNACATLAIPTAIFDQDIRPKSSKVQLGPRLVKTPDVFKCTYDGNLPTTMNLSAAFHDSN; this is translated from the exons ATGGCTCCACCAACTCCAAGACTAGTTGTGCCAATAGAGCTGAAGAAGAAGCCATGCGAGCAAAAGCTTCCCCTCCATAACCGATGGCACCCTCATATACCATACGTTGCTGAAGTTAACACTGGTGAAGTGTTTAGAATAGAGATGGTGGATTGGACAGGTGGAGCTATTAAAGATGATAATTCAGCAATGGACATAAAACTTTTAGACCTTTCTATT ACCCATTATCTTAGTGGGCCAATTAGAATCATTGACAGTGATGGTGTAGCAGCAAAGCCTGGAGATGTTCTTGCTGTTGAGATATGCAACTTGGGTCCTCTGGCCGGAGATGAATGGGGGTATACAGGAATATTTGACAGAGAAAATGGAGGTGGTTTCTTGACAGACCATTTTCCTAGTGCTGCTAAAGCTATTTGGTACTTTGAGGGTATTTATGCTCATTCACCTCAGATACCAG GAGTACGATTTCCAGGGTTAACACATCCTGGAATAATTGGAACTGCACCATCAATGGAACTGCTGAATATATGGAACGAAAGAGAGAGGCTTGTTGAAGAAAATGGGGTCAAGTCTCTTAAAATATGTGAGGTTTTACACTCACGACCCTTGGCAAACTTACCATCAACAAAAGGTTGTTACCTTGGGAAG ATTCCAAAAGGCACCGTTGAATGGGAGAAGATTGCGAAAGAGGCTGCAAGAACAATACCGGGAAGAGAAAATGGAGGAAATTGTGACATCAAAAATCTTAGTAGAGGTTCAAAGATATACCTTCCAGTTTTTGTGGAAGGAGCGAATCTCAGCACCGGTGACATGCATTTCTCACAGGGTGATGGAGAGATCTCATTTTGCGGTGCCATGGAGATGAGTGGCTTCCTAGAACTTAA GTGCGAAATTATAAGGGGTGGAATGAGAGAGTACCTTACACCAATGGGGCCCACTCCACTTCATGTGAATCCAATATTTGAGATAGGCCCTGTTGAGCCAAGATTCTCAGAGTGGTTGGTTTTTGAAGGGATTAGTGTGGATGAAAGTGGGAGGCAACACTTTCTAGATGCAAGTGTTGCTTACAAGCGAGCAATCCTCAATGCTATTGACTACCTATCCAAGTTTGGATACTCCAAGGAACAG GCATATATTCTTTTGTCTTGTTGCCCATGTGAGGGAAGAATATCTGGAATTGTTGATTCCCCTAATGCTTGTGCGACATTGGCCATTCCAACAGCTATATTTGACCAG GATATTCGTCCTAAAAGTAGCAAGGTGCAACTTGGACCTCGTCTTGTAAAGACACCAGATGTCTTCAAATGCACTTATGATGGAAACTTACCAACTACAATGAACCTTAGTGCCGCATTTCATGATTCAAATTAG